In Mucilaginibacter auburnensis, the genomic stretch TTTGCATACAAAGTGTATACAAAAAAGGTCGTACTCTTATTGTTTTTTAATATTTTTTGGTTGCGTCGTTTCAAAATTCATTGGCCAGGCAATCAGCATTGAATATCAGCATTTAACTTTATCATTCATGTGTAAAATAGGGTTTTTATCTACTTTGTTAGCCTTAGCATTAGTCTGTTTTTTGGCACAGTGGCAAAGTATTTGAACAAGTGTTCACATTAATTAACCTTAAATGATAGACACAACAATGAAAAAGTTAACAAAATTAGCTGCCGCAGCTATAGCAGGTGTGGCAATGTTTATAGGAACAAATGCAAATGCTCAATCAGATAGTAAATTACGTTTCGGTATTGGTGCTGAGGTAGGTGTACCTACAGGAGCTGCACACAATGGTTCTAACATTTATGCCGGTATTACTCCACGTTTACAATATGGAGCTGATGAAGGCTTAGCTTGGACTTTAACTTCAGGTTTTTACAATTTCTTTGGTAAGAATATAAACACTCCAGTTGGTCCTTACAAAGCGGGCGATGTAGGCATGATTCCTGTTAAATTAGGTGTTAAAGGCTTCTTTGCTGAGAATCTTTATTTCGGTGCAGAAGCAGGTGCTGGTTTCGAAACCAACAAAGGCGGAAATACAAAATTAATTGTTTCTCCGGGGTTGGGTTTTGCAAATCAAAAATGGGATGTATCTGCCCGTTACGAAAACTTCTCAGGTCAGAGTGTTAACTATGGCTTAGTAGGTTTACGTGTAGCTTATGGCTTCGGTCTGTAATAATTAGATTAGATAAAATTCAGGGCCCTCCGATTATTCGGAGGGCTTTTTTGTTTTTAAATTTTACGTCTGCAAATGGCAGCAAATTCGCGTACATTTATTTGCCATTTAACCAATTATGAAAAAGACCTTCTTAGCCTTATTGATAGGACTAATATTGCCATGCTTAAACGCTTTTGCTCAATTTGAAAACCACACCTGGAAGATACTTGCCACAACAGGAAATTTTACGCCCCGCGAAGAATGTGATTTTGTAGCGGTTAGAGACAAGTTCTATCTGCTTGGTGGAAGAGGTATTACAGAAGTAGATATTTTTGATCCTAAAACCAATGTATGGACCAAGGGCGCTAAGCCACCGATCGAATTAAATCATTTTCAGGCAGTTGTTTATAAAGATGAGGTATATCTACTTAGTGCGATGACGGGTAAATACCCACATGAACAGCCGGTTGCCAATATTTATATTTATAACCCGAAAACTGATACGTGGCGTGTTGGCGATGAAATACCTGCCGACAGGCGGCGAGGCTCGGGCGGGGTAGTGATTTACAAAGACAAGTTTTACATGGTTACCGGTATTTTGGATGGCCATTGGACCGGTAACGTAACTTGGTTTGATGAGTATAACCCCAAAAGCGGTAAATGGACAAAACTTATTGATGCGCCAACCGCCCGCGACCATGTGCGGGCAGCAGTTGTTGGAGATAAACTCTATCTCATAGCCGGTATACAATCAAATACGCAGGAGAAAAAAGGTTTAGCTAATGTGTTGGACGCTGTTGATGTTTATGATTTTAAATCGGGTAAATGGAATGCGGCATCAGTCAAACTACCCACACCACGCGAAGGTAACAGCGTTATTGTTATCAAAGACGACATCTTTATAATAGCTGGTGAAAGCGATAAACAACGCGTAGCTCATAACGAAGTTGAGGTGTACAATGTAAAAACAAACACCTTCCGCAGTGTTGCATCACTTGTTGAAGGACGCCATGCAGGCGGTGCTGTGCTTTACAAAGGTAAAATATACACTGTTGCCGGAGTTGGTAATAAAGGAGGTTCGCCTTTACTTAAGTCGATAGAAGTCTTCAGCAAATAGCTTGGCGTTTATTTGTAAACAACCTGTGCGGTGTTTCTGCTAAACTGTTCCAATAATACTGTTTTTCCTGAGGTCAACTCTTTGAGGGTGTTTTCACCGTAATGCCTTACGGTTAGCAGGCTAAGCCCTGTGTTGTAGCGCACTCTGTAGTTGTAGCTTAATGCTGCTATCAGTCTGTCAAACCATTCCTCTTTGTGGTCAACACATGCACTAAAGCTTAACGCTGAGTTTTGCATGGTATTGATCTTGATCTGGTTGGCAGCAAACCGGCCAAATATATCGCTTAAGTGGTTTTCACCAATAAAAGAATAATCCTTGGCAGAAATAGAAACCAATGTTTGCTGTTGTTTAAGAATGATGACCGGCTTTTTAAAAACGGGAATGATATTTTCAGCGATGATGGTTCCTGTTGCGTCCGGGTCGGTAAATGGCTTTACCAGTAATGGAATATTAACGTTTTGCAGCGGTTTTATCGTCTTAGGGTGTATTACCGTTGCGCCATAAAAGGTCATTTCAATAGCCTCATTATAACTCAATTCATCAAACTTAACCGTATCAGCAAAATGCTTTGGGTCGGCGTTTAAAACGCCCGGTACGTCCTTCCATATAGTTACTGATTCGGCGTGGAGGCATGATGCAAAAATAGACGCCGTATAGTCAGAACCTTCGCGACCAAGTGTAGTGGTAAAATTCTCAGATGTTCCGCCTAAAAAACCCTGTGTTACCACAAATCCTTTATCCAGTAATTGAGGGATACTTTTACTAATGCTCTCGCGGGTTTTATCCCATATTACCTTTCCCTCGCGATAAGTATTGTCAGTATGCACTAATCCGCGTGCATCAGCCCATTGGTTTTTGAGCTCTTTCAGATTGAGAAATGCAGAAACTATACGAGTAGATACCAGTTCGCCAATGGAAACGATCTGATCATAAATAAAATCGTAATCATCATGCGGCTCCTCTTCAATCATCCAGTCAATTTCTACGAAGGTATTGGCTACATCATCAAAAACCTGGTGCGATGCTTCAAACAACTCACTCATAATGTTGTAGTGGTATTGTTTGATATCCTCAAACAGCGCGTGCATGTTTTGGGTCCCATCAACATAAGCCCTGGTCAATGCCTCTAAAGCGTTGGTGGTTTTACCCATGGCCGACACAACAATAAGCAGTTGTTGTTGTTTATACCCATCAACCACGCGGGCCAGATTGATTATTCCATCAGCATCTTTAACTGACGCGCCACCGAATTTAAAAACAAGCATTATTTAATGTATTGCGTTACAACCGTATTAGGGCGTAAAAGTGAGCGGATATTTTTATAAGGAACGAAAAGCTCTGTAGTGCCGGCTGCGTAAGGCTTTATTTCATATTGATTATAAAAGAAGCGTAACCCCAGCGGCGTTATCGAGTAGTTATTGTTAAGTGCGAATTTATCATTCGCGAAGAAGTAATCATTAGCCAGCGATGAAGTATCACTTAATTTTTCCTGACTCCTGAATATCTTTTCAGCTATTTTGTTTAGCTCCGGTTGGTAATTATTTATCAGGATATCCGATAGTGTTACACTTTTATTGCTTTTGGTATTCCAGTTAATAAATGTAGTAACCGATCCGCCGTGTGCGCCGCCCTGATAAGAATACCCGCTAACTTCAAGCGTGGTAAGGCTTGAATCCTGCCTTAATATTTTAGCATAGGCGTCCAGGTCAAACACCATATCCGGGCGTTCATCGGTTTTCTTCATGTTATAATAGCTGTCAAAGTAACGTTTCAGCATATCGTCAATTCCGCTGT encodes the following:
- a CDS encoding DUF3298 and DUF4163 domain-containing protein — its product is MYRLRSGLFCLMILLGLNACQWGETNKTQPDVNTDTLAYTYKTIHQRANDCGDKADTNCTVAKLKYPEFKTDSALNDTIKSRLLNMFYTDKPYSGIDDMLKRYFDSYYNMKKTDERPDMVFDLDAYAKILRQDSSLTTLEVSGYSYQGGAHGGSVTTFINWNTKSNKSVTLSDILINNYQPELNKIAEKIFRSQEKLSDTSSLANDYFFANDKFALNNNYSITPLGLRFFYNQYEIKPYAAGTTELFVPYKNIRSLLRPNTVVTQYIK
- a CDS encoding aspartate kinase, translated to MLVFKFGGASVKDADGIINLARVVDGYKQQQLLIVVSAMGKTTNALEALTRAYVDGTQNMHALFEDIKQYHYNIMSELFEASHQVFDDVANTFVEIDWMIEEEPHDDYDFIYDQIVSIGELVSTRIVSAFLNLKELKNQWADARGLVHTDNTYREGKVIWDKTRESISKSIPQLLDKGFVVTQGFLGGTSENFTTTLGREGSDYTASIFASCLHAESVTIWKDVPGVLNADPKHFADTVKFDELSYNEAIEMTFYGATVIHPKTIKPLQNVNIPLLVKPFTDPDATGTIIAENIIPVFKKPVIILKQQQTLVSISAKDYSFIGENHLSDIFGRFAANQIKINTMQNSALSFSACVDHKEEWFDRLIAALSYNYRVRYNTGLSLLTVRHYGENTLKELTSGKTVLLEQFSRNTAQVVYK
- a CDS encoding Kelch repeat-containing protein yields the protein MKKTFLALLIGLILPCLNAFAQFENHTWKILATTGNFTPREECDFVAVRDKFYLLGGRGITEVDIFDPKTNVWTKGAKPPIELNHFQAVVYKDEVYLLSAMTGKYPHEQPVANIYIYNPKTDTWRVGDEIPADRRRGSGGVVIYKDKFYMVTGILDGHWTGNVTWFDEYNPKSGKWTKLIDAPTARDHVRAAVVGDKLYLIAGIQSNTQEKKGLANVLDAVDVYDFKSGKWNAASVKLPTPREGNSVIVIKDDIFIIAGESDKQRVAHNEVEVYNVKTNTFRSVASLVEGRHAGGAVLYKGKIYTVAGVGNKGGSPLLKSIEVFSK